A window of the Thermoleophilia bacterium SCSIO 60948 genome harbors these coding sequences:
- a CDS encoding RNA polymerase sigma factor: MARARRSPRTGLSDQAFLELYDAQVERVTAFFVRRVVDPEIALDLTAETFAQALRSRTGFRGEPGAPLNAWLYAIASHQLSRYFRRGRLERTALKRAGIDPPHPTEADIERIEELASIEDLRAAVRREMSALPPEQRRAIELRIVNELPYSSIAQRLDISEPTARARVSRGLRSMQAALAGVNEETAR, translated from the coding sequence ATGGCGCGAGCTAGACGATCGCCTCGCACCGGTCTGTCAGACCAAGCGTTCCTCGAGCTCTATGACGCTCAGGTCGAGCGCGTGACCGCGTTCTTCGTCCGGCGGGTCGTCGATCCGGAGATCGCCCTCGATCTGACCGCCGAGACATTCGCCCAGGCGCTGCGCTCGCGGACCGGGTTCCGAGGCGAGCCGGGCGCACCCCTAAACGCTTGGCTCTACGCCATCGCCTCTCATCAGCTCAGCCGCTACTTCCGCCGCGGTCGACTCGAGCGAACGGCCCTCAAGCGGGCGGGGATCGACCCGCCCCACCCGACGGAAGCCGACATCGAGCGAATCGAAGAGCTGGCCTCGATCGAGGACCTGCGCGCGGCCGTCAGGCGGGAGATGTCAGCGCTTCCGCCCGAGCAACGACGCGCGATCGAGCTACGGATCGTCAACGAGCTTCCGTATTCCTCGATCGCGCAGCGACTCGACATCTCCGAGCCGACGGCGCGGGCGAGGGTGTCCCGCGGCCTGCGCTCGATGCAGGCCGCGCTTGCGGGCGTAAACGAGGAGACCGCACGATGA
- a CDS encoding RNA polymerase sigma factor, translated as MNSTTDATSDAELLRRSRETPEVFGEIFERHHPAVFGYLAFRVRRETAEDLATATFLTAFEKRNTFRSGHQSARPWLLGIATNKLLRHSRSAARERRALGRLSPDPGPPSIEDGVVERAEAQRRIPDLGRVLRSLSKNDAAVVLLYIYADLSQAEIGEALAIPAGTVKSRLSRARRQLERELLASQQDNPTPEVI; from the coding sequence TTGAACAGCACCACCGACGCCACATCAGATGCCGAGCTCCTTCGCCGCTCTCGCGAGACACCTGAGGTCTTCGGGGAGATCTTCGAGCGACACCACCCGGCGGTCTTCGGCTACCTCGCGTTTCGCGTACGAAGGGAAACGGCCGAAGATCTGGCGACGGCGACATTCCTCACTGCGTTCGAGAAGCGAAATACGTTTCGGTCCGGACATCAGAGCGCTCGTCCGTGGCTCCTGGGGATCGCGACGAACAAGCTCCTGCGGCACTCGCGCAGCGCAGCTCGCGAGCGGCGGGCCCTAGGCCGCCTGTCGCCCGACCCCGGCCCGCCTTCAATCGAAGATGGTGTTGTCGAGCGGGCGGAGGCTCAAAGACGGATTCCCGACCTCGGCCGAGTCTTGAGATCCCTGAGCAAGAACGACGCCGCGGTCGTCCTGCTCTACATCTACGCCGATCTCTCGCAGGCTGAGATAGGCGAGGCGCTCGCCATTCCCGCCGGAACCGTCAAGTCACGTCTGTCCCGAGCTCGAAGGCAGCTCGAGCGTGAGCTCCTGGCGAGCCAGCAAGACAATCCCACTCCGGAGGTCATCTGA
- a CDS encoding RNA polymerase sigma factor yields MVLEPDDQVILASVDEPAVFARIFDRHYHKVRDYLGRRVNSDLADDLAADTFVTAFRKRQTYDARFEDSVPWLLGIATNLVRHHWRKERRELRAYAQHGQATTESDVGEVHDVALAEALATLSRKERDAMFLFACAELTYEEVGRALDVPVGTVRSRIHRARHRLRELLSAEAAPAGDATDPEVSGGTP; encoded by the coding sequence GTGGTGCTCGAACCAGACGATCAAGTGATCCTGGCCTCGGTTGACGAGCCTGCGGTCTTCGCGCGGATCTTCGACCGGCACTACCACAAGGTTCGCGATTACCTAGGGCGCCGAGTCAACTCAGACCTCGCCGACGACCTCGCGGCCGACACCTTCGTCACCGCCTTTCGGAAGCGCCAGACCTACGACGCCCGCTTCGAGGACTCCGTTCCCTGGCTACTCGGAATCGCGACCAACCTGGTCCGGCACCACTGGCGAAAGGAACGACGCGAGCTACGCGCCTACGCGCAACACGGGCAGGCAACGACCGAGAGCGATGTTGGCGAGGTCCACGACGTCGCGCTTGCCGAGGCGCTTGCGACGCTCTCACGCAAAGAGCGAGACGCCATGTTCTTGTTCGCGTGCGCTGAGCTGACCTACGAGGAGGTCGGCCGTGCCCTTGATGTTCCGGTCGGCACCGTTCGCTCGCGGATCCATCGCGCCCGCCACCGGCTCCGAGAGCTGCTGTCGGCGGAAGCGGCGCCGGCGGGAGACGCCACTGACCCCGAGGTTTCCGGAGGGACTCCATGA
- a CDS encoding TlpA family protein disulfide reductase: MKYLGLVMSIFALLGVAAVTLLARDAADDDVDPGSANPVSFEVDYEKALADAGGPLEALYAQGNRIIQTDDAAAELRDRIDALRGTPVVVNEWGSWCPPCRAEFPIFQEVSAARGENVAFLGIDAREPSLAAAKNWLASYPVPYPSIYDLDQTIHRDVWDLRPGLPATGFYDETGERVFVHWGPYLEAADLEADIRKYLG; this comes from the coding sequence ATGAAGTACCTCGGGCTCGTGATGTCCATTTTCGCCCTGCTCGGCGTCGCCGCGGTGACGCTTCTGGCTCGAGATGCAGCGGACGACGACGTCGATCCGGGCTCGGCGAACCCGGTTTCGTTCGAGGTCGATTACGAGAAGGCCCTCGCGGACGCCGGAGGACCCCTCGAGGCCCTCTACGCCCAGGGCAACCGGATCATCCAGACCGACGACGCCGCGGCCGAGCTCCGCGACCGGATCGACGCCCTTCGGGGAACCCCGGTAGTCGTCAATGAGTGGGGTTCGTGGTGCCCGCCCTGCCGCGCTGAGTTTCCCATCTTCCAAGAGGTCTCGGCCGCTCGCGGCGAGAACGTCGCCTTCCTCGGCATCGACGCCAGGGAGCCTTCGCTCGCTGCGGCGAAGAATTGGCTGGCGAGCTATCCCGTGCCCTATCCGAGCATCTACGACCTCGACCAGACGATTCATCGCGACGTCTGGGATCTGCGGCCGGGCCTGCCCGCGACCGGCTTCTACGACGAGACCGGCGAGCGGGTCTTCGTCCACTGGGGTCCCTACCTCGAAGCTGCGGACCTCGAGGCCGACATCCGCAAGTACCTCGGATAG
- a CDS encoding RtcB family protein: MTYVYGEADEATLAQMARCLAAEEGAIGVLCADNHLGYSQPIGGAVAYRDHISPSGVGYDIGCGNKAVRTPLLASEIEVGPAMDEIARRVSFGMGRVNDEPVDHPVLDEIAAADFAPQRRMVQAARNQLGTVGSGNHYVDLFADEEDRVWVGVHFGSRGFGHKTASGFLALAEGLQFTDRAADAPMHSPPVTFAIDSDLGQAYIEAMGLAGRYAYAGRDVVVDKVLEILGTESVEEVHNHHNFAWREEHGGEDYWVVRKGCTPAFPGQRGFVGASMGEDSVILEGTEAAEPGLFSTVHGAGRAMSRMKAAGKFRFRKRYACMDRDCDRLFEPDQVRVVDGGPERGVCPDHPDARVKKVRVSERVREGLIDFPSVQAEIAAKGIELRGGAADEAPAAYKRLDEVLEAHGETIRVIHRLRPLGVAMAGAGTVDPYRD, from the coding sequence ATGACGTACGTGTACGGAGAAGCAGACGAAGCAACGCTCGCGCAGATGGCGCGATGCCTGGCCGCGGAGGAGGGCGCCATCGGCGTCCTGTGCGCAGACAACCACCTCGGCTACAGCCAGCCGATCGGCGGCGCGGTCGCCTACCGCGATCACATCTCGCCCAGCGGTGTCGGCTACGACATCGGTTGCGGCAACAAGGCGGTTCGAACGCCTCTGCTCGCCTCTGAGATCGAGGTCGGACCGGCGATGGATGAGATCGCGCGTCGGGTCAGCTTCGGCATGGGCCGCGTCAACGACGAGCCGGTCGATCACCCGGTGCTCGACGAGATCGCCGCCGCGGACTTCGCCCCGCAGCGTCGCATGGTCCAGGCCGCTCGAAACCAGCTCGGCACGGTCGGATCGGGCAACCACTACGTGGACCTCTTCGCTGATGAGGAGGACCGCGTGTGGGTCGGCGTCCACTTCGGCTCGCGCGGATTCGGCCACAAGACGGCGTCCGGATTCCTGGCGCTCGCCGAGGGTCTGCAGTTCACCGATCGCGCCGCCGACGCTCCGATGCACTCGCCGCCGGTGACGTTCGCGATCGACTCTGACCTCGGACAGGCCTACATCGAGGCGATGGGGCTCGCCGGGCGCTACGCCTACGCGGGTCGCGACGTCGTGGTCGACAAGGTGCTCGAGATTCTCGGCACTGAATCCGTCGAGGAGGTCCACAACCACCACAACTTCGCCTGGCGCGAGGAGCACGGTGGCGAGGACTATTGGGTCGTGCGAAAGGGCTGCACGCCGGCGTTCCCGGGTCAGCGCGGATTCGTGGGTGCGTCGATGGGCGAGGACAGCGTGATCCTCGAGGGCACCGAGGCCGCCGAGCCGGGACTGTTCTCGACGGTCCACGGTGCGGGCCGAGCGATGAGCCGCATGAAGGCGGCGGGCAAGTTCCGCTTCCGCAAGCGCTACGCGTGCATGGACCGGGACTGCGATCGCCTCTTCGAGCCCGACCAGGTTCGAGTTGTCGACGGTGGGCCTGAGCGCGGTGTTTGCCCCGATCACCCGGATGCGCGTGTGAAGAAGGTCCGTGTCTCCGAGCGGGTTCGGGAAGGCCTGATCGACTTCCCGTCGGTCCAGGCCGAGATCGCCGCGAAGGGGATCGAGCTGCGAGGCGGCGCCGCCGACGAGGCGCCGGCTGCCTACAAGCGACTCGACGAGGTGCTCGAGGCTCACGGCGAAACGATCCGCGTCATCCACCGCCTGCGCCCGCTGGGCGTCGCGATGGCGGGTGCGGGGACGGTGGACCCCTACCGCGACTGA
- a CDS encoding META domain-containing protein, producing MSSQVEDRQAAEERDRDAAELDAVIREARMRSRRRRRIQALAVLAVAAALGAAAVLLLRTERGATTIEPETAPAGFTSEPDAFPWGRAFRTNELVTAGDTEPLKPPGLTLSFVARDGGITNPGGEPRAFVGTTSGCNRAGAFVGSVDDGVITSRPGPTTAVKCRPGVARQERLVSEFMDSRPRWRYDGEALVLTSGSERFVLEEAGPAGIG from the coding sequence ATGAGTTCGCAAGTCGAAGATCGACAAGCGGCCGAAGAGCGCGATCGCGACGCCGCAGAGCTCGATGCGGTAATTCGCGAAGCGCGAATGCGCTCCCGGCGGCGGCGCCGGATTCAGGCGTTGGCGGTCCTTGCCGTCGCGGCGGCTCTCGGGGCGGCCGCCGTGCTGCTCTTACGCACCGAGCGGGGAGCCACAACCATCGAGCCCGAGACCGCGCCCGCAGGCTTCACCAGCGAGCCGGACGCGTTCCCGTGGGGAAGAGCGTTTCGAACAAACGAACTGGTGACGGCCGGCGATACCGAGCCGCTCAAGCCGCCTGGACTCACACTGTCGTTCGTTGCCCGCGACGGGGGCATTACCAACCCTGGTGGCGAGCCGCGCGCGTTCGTCGGCACCACTTCTGGCTGCAACCGTGCCGGTGCCTTCGTTGGCAGTGTGGACGACGGAGTCATCACATCGCGCCCTGGTCCTACGACAGCGGTAAAGTGTCGGCCGGGCGTCGCCCGGCAAGAGCGGCTGGTCTCGGAGTTCATGGACTCCAGACCGCGATGGCGGTACGACGGAGAGGCCCTGGTTCTGACCTCGGGGTCGGAGCGGTTCGTGCTCGAGGAAGCGGGTCCGGCGGGCATCGGCTGA
- a CDS encoding TIGR01777 family protein, with translation MKIVIPGGSGQVGQILARAFRATGDDVVILGRGTPPAAGRFTTWDARTVGAWAAELDGADVVINLAGKTVDCRYNAKNRREIIDSRVDSTRVVGQAIARADNPPAVWLQASTATIYAHTFERPNDEATGVIGGDELDLPDTWKFSIDVVKRWEAALEEADTPATRKVALRSAMVMSPDRGGVYDVLLRLVRFRLGGRAASGRQYVSWVHDSDFTEAVRFLIANDSLEGPVNIATPDPLPYSDFMRDLRAAAGVRFGLPASRWMLEVGAFALRTETELVLKSRRVVPGRLLQAGFEFEQPDWSAAAVDLVSRHR, from the coding sequence GTGAAGATTGTCATCCCAGGCGGCAGCGGTCAGGTGGGACAGATCCTCGCCCGCGCCTTTAGAGCGACCGGCGATGACGTCGTGATCCTTGGACGAGGCACCCCGCCGGCGGCGGGGCGATTCACGACCTGGGACGCGCGAACGGTCGGAGCATGGGCGGCAGAACTCGACGGCGCCGACGTGGTCATCAACCTCGCCGGCAAGACGGTGGACTGCCGCTACAACGCCAAGAACCGTCGCGAGATCATCGACTCACGGGTCGACTCAACACGTGTCGTCGGCCAGGCGATCGCCCGCGCTGACAACCCGCCCGCCGTCTGGCTCCAAGCCAGCACGGCCACGATCTACGCGCACACCTTCGAGCGACCCAACGATGAGGCGACGGGTGTGATCGGCGGAGATGAACTCGACCTCCCTGACACGTGGAAGTTCTCGATCGACGTGGTCAAACGGTGGGAAGCGGCACTCGAGGAGGCCGACACGCCAGCGACCCGGAAGGTCGCACTGCGCTCGGCGATGGTGATGAGCCCGGACCGCGGTGGGGTCTACGATGTGCTGCTCAGGCTGGTGCGGTTTCGCCTCGGCGGCCGCGCGGCGAGCGGACGCCAGTACGTCTCGTGGGTCCACGACTCGGACTTCACCGAGGCGGTCCGCTTTCTGATCGCCAACGATTCGCTCGAGGGCCCGGTGAACATCGCCACCCCCGATCCACTCCCCTACTCCGACTTCATGCGCGATCTGCGAGCCGCAGCGGGAGTGCGCTTCGGACTGCCCGCGTCTAGGTGGATGCTCGAAGTAGGCGCGTTCGCGCTGCGGACCGAGACCGAGCTCGTGCTAAAGAGCAGGCGAGTCGTCCCGGGACGGCTACTGCAAGCCGGGTTCGAGTTCGAGCAGCCCGATTGGTCCGCGGCCGCGGTCGATCTGGTGTCGAGACACCGCTAG
- a CDS encoding META domain-containing protein: protein MNASKSVVSVVLTAVVALMSACGSEPLPADTRFHASEITVGSKTERLASPDGLVLTFSPDASAASWRLCNRRSARITGSDSTLQMQERGAVTTLIKCMGVSSADERAVDDFLLSDPEWSYDGEKLILEQDEVTIEMSRRNEG from the coding sequence ATGAACGCATCTAAGTCTGTCGTCAGCGTCGTGTTGACCGCGGTGGTGGCCCTCATGTCGGCGTGTGGATCTGAGCCGCTGCCAGCAGATACGAGGTTTCACGCGTCTGAGATAACGGTCGGGTCTAAAACCGAGAGGTTGGCTTCCCCAGACGGCCTCGTGCTGACCTTCTCGCCCGACGCATCAGCCGCCTCGTGGAGGCTGTGCAACCGAAGGTCGGCGAGGATCACGGGATCAGACTCGACGCTGCAGATGCAAGAGCGTGGCGCGGTCACCACTCTCATCAAGTGCATGGGTGTCAGTTCGGCCGACGAGCGCGCGGTTGACGACTTCCTTCTATCCGATCCCGAGTGGTCCTATGACGGCGAGAAGCTGATCCTCGAGCAGGACGAGGTCACGATCGAGATGTCGAGGCGCAACGAGGGCTGA
- a CDS encoding GntR family transcriptional regulator, protein MLDVNLDRSAGDLHEQVAAAIRRSIAEGEAGPGERLPPAKDIAAVLEVNKNTVLRALRILREEGLLEFRRGRGVSVTGKPEDAALVERARELVAFARRQGYRDEELRRIIESVS, encoded by the coding sequence ATGCTCGATGTCAATCTAGACCGGTCGGCAGGCGACCTCCACGAACAGGTAGCCGCAGCCATCCGCCGGTCGATCGCCGAGGGCGAGGCGGGTCCGGGCGAGCGCCTGCCGCCGGCGAAGGACATCGCCGCCGTGCTTGAGGTCAACAAGAACACCGTCCTGCGGGCCCTTCGGATCCTCCGCGAAGAGGGCTTGCTCGAGTTCAGACGTGGACGCGGCGTCAGCGTCACCGGCAAGCCCGAGGATGCTGCGCTCGTCGAGCGCGCCAGAGAGCTGGTCGCGTTCGCTCGACGGCAGGGCTACCGCGACGAAGAGCTGCGGCGGATCATCGAGTCGGTGAGCTAA
- a CDS encoding RNA polymerase sigma factor — protein sequence MKGRSWLWSAQRYEAFYAANADDLVLFFARRVLDPQVALDLAAETLAQAFVSRQSFRGDDDVAARSWLYGIARHTLARYLRKGATERRAIERVGIDVPALSEEEHRRVEEQAGIEPLRAAVRAALQTTKPAQRDALRLRVVEERPYPEVAALLGVSEQTARARVSRGLRSLAAALELQGLSKEELA from the coding sequence ATGAAGGGCAGGTCCTGGTTGTGGAGCGCGCAGAGGTATGAGGCCTTCTACGCCGCTAATGCGGACGACCTGGTTCTCTTCTTTGCCCGGCGCGTCCTCGACCCGCAGGTCGCACTCGATCTCGCGGCGGAGACGCTGGCCCAGGCGTTCGTATCGCGTCAGAGCTTCCGCGGCGATGACGACGTCGCCGCGAGATCATGGCTCTACGGGATAGCCCGACACACGCTCGCTCGCTACCTGCGGAAGGGTGCCACGGAGCGACGAGCGATCGAGAGGGTCGGAATCGACGTGCCGGCTCTATCCGAGGAAGAGCACCGTCGGGTCGAGGAGCAGGCCGGGATCGAGCCGCTTCGCGCTGCCGTGCGAGCGGCGCTCCAGACGACAAAGCCCGCGCAGCGTGACGCGCTTCGCCTGCGGGTCGTGGAGGAGCGTCCCTACCCCGAGGTCGCCGCGCTCCTGGGTGTCTCCGAGCAAACCGCACGCGCTCGCGTGTCGCGGGGGTTGCGAAGCCTCGCCGCGGCACTCGAGCTCCAAGGCCTCTCGAAGGAGGAGCTGGCATGA
- a CDS encoding RNA polymerase sigma factor yields MARWSDPLERSLRSPERFEVFYRDESGPLLRFLARRVLDPEVALDLTAETFARALDGAPRLRARGEAETLAWLYAIARNVLADYFRDGRVEHTRLAALRVEVPAMDDQEIERVEELAGLAELRARVRASLDRLSASEREAVELRVVEELSYADLASRLGVTEQAARARVSRGLRHLESILSSDSETKGCAP; encoded by the coding sequence ATGGCGCGCTGGAGCGACCCGCTGGAGCGCTCGCTGCGATCGCCCGAGCGCTTCGAGGTTTTCTATCGCGATGAGTCGGGTCCTCTGCTCAGGTTCCTCGCGCGCCGAGTCCTGGACCCAGAGGTCGCTCTCGACCTGACCGCCGAGACGTTCGCCCGAGCGCTCGATGGTGCGCCGCGACTTCGAGCCCGAGGCGAAGCCGAAACCCTCGCCTGGCTCTACGCAATCGCACGCAACGTGCTCGCCGACTACTTCCGAGACGGGCGAGTCGAGCACACACGCCTCGCCGCGCTGCGCGTCGAGGTACCGGCGATGGACGACCAGGAGATCGAGCGGGTCGAGGAGCTCGCCGGTCTCGCCGAGCTTCGAGCACGCGTTCGGGCGAGCCTCGACCGTCTGTCGGCGAGCGAGCGCGAGGCCGTCGAGCTTCGGGTGGTCGAGGAGCTCAGCTACGCAGATCTCGCCTCGCGACTCGGGGTGACCGAGCAGGCGGCGCGCGCTCGCGTCAGTCGCGGCCTCCGCCATCTCGAATCGATCCTCAGCTCCGACTCCGAGACGAAGGGATGCGCGCCATGA